In the Heteronotia binoei isolate CCM8104 ecotype False Entrance Well chromosome 13, APGP_CSIRO_Hbin_v1, whole genome shotgun sequence genome, one interval contains:
- the HSD17B6 gene encoding 17-beta-hydroxysteroid dehydrogenase type 6 isoform X2, producing the protein MWFCLVISLALFFLIRWFLERQTVESLREKYVFITGCDSGFGNQLAQQLDLQGMRILAGCLTQKGAEELERVTSDRLKTIVLDVTSTESIAMATEWVKGHVKDKAPNEWLTKSDFVKVLDVNLVGLIDVTLHMLPLVKKAKGRVVNVASILGRLAFFGGGYCPSKYGVEAFSDCLRRELRPFGVKIAMVEPGYFRTGMTNIEWNLNELEQIWTNVPQETKNSYGQAYFDNYYKMFKEGIVNKCSTDLYLVTDCMEHALTSKHPRTRYSGGWDAQFLYIPLSYLPTVLADFVLTWSWPKSVRAA; encoded by the exons ATGTGGTTCTGCCTGGTAATCTCTCTGGCACTGTTCTTCCTGATCCGATGGTTCCTGGAGAGGCAGACTGTGGAGAGCCTGAGGGAGAAATATGTCTTCATCACTGGCTGTGATTCTGGCTTTGGAAACCAGCTTGCCCAGCAGCTGGATTTGCAGGGCATGCGGATCTTGGCGGGATGTCTTACCCAGAAAGGGGCTGAGGAACTGGAAAGGGTCACATCTGACCGGCTGAAAACCATCGTCCTGGATGTGACCAGCACAGAGAGTATTGCCATGGCAACTGAATGGGTGAAAGGACATGTGAAGGACAAAG CTCCCAACGAATGGCTGACCAAAAGTGACTTTGTGAAAGTGCTTGATGTCAACTTAGTTGGTCTGATTGATGTAACTCTACATATGTTGCCCCTGGTGAAGAAGGCCAAGGGAAGAGTGGTCAATGTAGCTAGCATCCTGGGTCGGCTGGCTTTCTTTGGAGGAGGCTACTGCCCATCTAAGTATGGGGTGGAGGCTTTTTCCGATTGCCTAAG ACGTGAGCTCCGCCCATTTGGGGTGAAAATAGCCATGGTAGAGCCAGGCTATTTCAGAACAGGCATGACAAACATTGAGTGGAACCTCAACGAACTGGAGCAGATTTGGACCAATGTTCCACAGGAAACCAAAAATAGCTATGGCCAAGCCTATTTTGACAACT ATTACAAGATGTTCAAGGAGGGAATTGTAAACAAGTGCTCCACAGACCTATATCTGGTCACTGACTGCATGGAACATGCCTTGACATCCAAGCACCCCCGGACTCGCTATTCTGGGGGCTGGGATGCCCAGTTCCTCTACATCCCACTCTCTTACCTGCCCACAGTTTTGGCGGATTTTGTGCTGACATGGTCTTGGCCAAAAAGTGTTCGGGCTGCATAA
- the HSD17B6 gene encoding 17-beta-hydroxysteroid dehydrogenase type 6 isoform X1, with product MWFCLVISLALFFLIRWFLERQTVESLREKYVFITGCDSGFGNQLAQQLDLQGMRILAGCLTQKGAEELERVTSDRLKTIVLDVTSTESIAMATEWVKGHVKDKGLWGLVNNAGIVHPLAPNEWLTKSDFVKVLDVNLVGLIDVTLHMLPLVKKAKGRVVNVASILGRLAFFGGGYCPSKYGVEAFSDCLRRELRPFGVKIAMVEPGYFRTGMTNIEWNLNELEQIWTNVPQETKNSYGQAYFDNYYKMFKEGIVNKCSTDLYLVTDCMEHALTSKHPRTRYSGGWDAQFLYIPLSYLPTVLADFVLTWSWPKSVRAA from the exons ATGTGGTTCTGCCTGGTAATCTCTCTGGCACTGTTCTTCCTGATCCGATGGTTCCTGGAGAGGCAGACTGTGGAGAGCCTGAGGGAGAAATATGTCTTCATCACTGGCTGTGATTCTGGCTTTGGAAACCAGCTTGCCCAGCAGCTGGATTTGCAGGGCATGCGGATCTTGGCGGGATGTCTTACCCAGAAAGGGGCTGAGGAACTGGAAAGGGTCACATCTGACCGGCTGAAAACCATCGTCCTGGATGTGACCAGCACAGAGAGTATTGCCATGGCAACTGAATGGGTGAAAGGACATGTGAAGGACAAAG GCCTCTGGGGCTTAGTAAACAATGCTGGCATTGTGCATCCCTTAGCTCCCAACGAATGGCTGACCAAAAGTGACTTTGTGAAAGTGCTTGATGTCAACTTAGTTGGTCTGATTGATGTAACTCTACATATGTTGCCCCTGGTGAAGAAGGCCAAGGGAAGAGTGGTCAATGTAGCTAGCATCCTGGGTCGGCTGGCTTTCTTTGGAGGAGGCTACTGCCCATCTAAGTATGGGGTGGAGGCTTTTTCCGATTGCCTAAG ACGTGAGCTCCGCCCATTTGGGGTGAAAATAGCCATGGTAGAGCCAGGCTATTTCAGAACAGGCATGACAAACATTGAGTGGAACCTCAACGAACTGGAGCAGATTTGGACCAATGTTCCACAGGAAACCAAAAATAGCTATGGCCAAGCCTATTTTGACAACT ATTACAAGATGTTCAAGGAGGGAATTGTAAACAAGTGCTCCACAGACCTATATCTGGTCACTGACTGCATGGAACATGCCTTGACATCCAAGCACCCCCGGACTCGCTATTCTGGGGGCTGGGATGCCCAGTTCCTCTACATCCCACTCTCTTACCTGCCCACAGTTTTGGCGGATTTTGTGCTGACATGGTCTTGGCCAAAAAGTGTTCGGGCTGCATAA